Below is a genomic region from Streptomyces sp. RPA4-2.
GGGGCCCTTCGTCGTACGGAGACGTCCCCTCTTCGTACAGACGTCCCAATTAGATCGTATGACCGGTTAACACCGCGTTTCACACCTTGCGATCATGGCGGGCGCCGTAGAACCCTGGGCGGCAAGGGACTGCCGTTATACGGCAGTTGGGGGTTCGGCCGGTTGCGTCCGTGGGGGGCTGGGGGCCCCGCTCACGAACGGGTGCCGAGGGGGCGCCGTGCAACCGGATGGTCGCGTTTCCGTGGTCTTCCTGAGTGTGGACGAAGCGGTGACGCCGCCTGCCAGCATGCGTCCGTGACGGTCGAGGGGGATCCGAGCGGGCGACAAGAACCGACGGACACGCACGCGACCGTGCGTGTGGGGGGAATGACTCATGACGTCGACGCCGACAGGCGCCCGACAGGACTTCGACGCGTCCGGGACGGCCCGGCTCCGGGTGCCGCCACAACGGACCGGTGGCCCCGGCAGGATCGAGAAGACCCTGCCGAGATACGACTACGAGCACTACAGCAGGCTCGCCGGGCCCCTCACACAGCCCGATCCAGGCAAGCGGTACACGGTGCAGTACCGCTCCCTGCTGTCCCAGGAGCCGCACCGCGTACGGGCCGCCCTCATGCTGGGCGCGGCGCCGCTGCTCTCGCTGGTCCTGCTCGGCTGGCTGCTCCAGCCGGAGCACTGGACCGAACGCGACTACCCGGCCCACGACTTCCTGCCGGTGCTCGACACCGTGATGCTCGTCTCGATCGGTCTGATCGAGTTCTTCCGCTGCATGAACGTGCTCTCGAACGCACACGCGACCCTGGTCGCCCGCGACCCGATCCCGGTGGTGCCCGAGACCGGCACCAGAGTGGCCTTCCTCACCTCCTTCGTGCCCGGCAAGGAGCCACTGGCGATGGTGACGAAGACCCTGGAGGCGGCCGTCAGGCTGCGCCACCGGGGCCTTCTGCACATCTGGCTCCTCGACGAGGGCGACGACCCCGAGGTGAAGGAGGTCTGCGAGCGCCTCGGCGTGCACCACTTCTCCCGCAAGGGCGTCGCGAAGTGGAACCGGGCCAAGGGTCCGCACCGCGCCAGGACCAAGCACGGCAACTACAACGCCTGGCTGGAGGCGCACGGCGACGCGTACGACTTCTTCGCCTCCGTCGACACCGACCACGTGCCGCTGCCGAACTACCTGGAGCGGATGCTCGGCTTCTTCCGCGACCCGGACATCGGTTTCGTGATCGGCCCGCAGGTGTACGGCAACTACGACAACCCCATCACCAAGGCCGCCGAGTCCCAGCAGTTCCTCTTCCACGCGCTGATCCAGCGGGCCGGCAACCGCTACGGCGCGCCGATGTTCGTGGGCACCTCCAACGCCGTACGCATCGAAGCGCTGAAGCAGATCGGCGGTCTGTACGACTCGATCACCGAGGACATGGCGACCGGCTTCGAGATGCACCGCCACCGGAATCCGGCCACGGGGCGCAAGTGGCGCTCGGTCTACACCCCGGACGTGCTCGCGGTCGGCGAGGGCCCGAACGCCTGGACGGACTTCTTCACCCAGCAGCTGCGCTGGTCACGGGGCACGTACGAGACGATCCTGAAGCAGTACTGGAAGGGCTTCTTCTCGCTGCCGCCGAGCAAGCTCTTCAACTACACCATGATGATCATCTTCTATCCGATGTCGGCCCTCAACTGGATCCTCGCGGCGCTGAGTTGCGCGCTGTTCCTGGGCCTGGGCGCCTCGGGCGTGAACATCGACCCGACGGTCTGGCTGATGCTGTACGGCAACGCCTCCGCGCTGCAGATCGGTCTGTACGTGTGGAACCGCCGCCACAACGTCTCCCCGCACGAGCCCGAGGGCTCCGGCGGCGTCGCGGGCATGATCATGTCGGCGCTCTCCGCGCCGGTCTACGCCCGCTCGCTGATGGACGCCGTGCTGCGCCGCGGGAGCAGGTTCGTGGTGACCCCCAAGGGGGATTCGGCGAGCCCGGACACACTGTTCGGGACCTTCCGGATCCACCTGTTCTTCATCCTGGTCTTCGCCGGCTCGATCGTCGCCGGACTCCTGCTCGGGCACTCCCACCCCGCGATGATCACCTGGGCCTGCTTCGCCCTGCTGATCACGGCCTCGCCGATCCTGGCCTGGCAGTGGACTCTGCGCCAGGCCAGGAGGAAGCCCCCGGTCCCGTCCGAGGAGCCCGCTCCCCTGCCCACGCGGTCCTCCGTGCCGCGGCAGGAGCAGCACGCCCCGCACGCGCCTCAGCACACGCCCGGCTGGGCGGCGGCGCGGGAGGACACCGGACAGACCGTGCGGATTTCCCCTGGGGGACGCGAGAAATGAAGGACGGTGCCCGCATCCGCCGCGCTCGCCGTCTCGCGATGGGCGGGGCGGTGGTCCTCGCCCTGGCCGGGATGAACGGCCCGTGGGTCTATCGCTTCAGCACGGAGAGATACCACCAGTACACGATCAACAAGCCCGAGTACAAAGCCGAGAACGGTCACTGGGACGTCGTCCGGTTCCCCAGGCGGTACCGCCTGAACACCATCCACGCGGCCCTGCTGCACACCGGCAAGGTCCTGCTGGTCGCGGGTTCGGGCAACAACCAGGACAACTTCGACGCGAAGAAGTTCGACACGCGGCTCTGGGATCCGGTCAAGGGGACCGTCAAGGCGGTCCCGACGCCGGCCGACCTGTTCTGCACGGGCCACACCCAGCTCACCGACGGCAATCTCCTGATCGCCGGCGGCACCAAGCGCTACGAGACGCTGAAGGGCGACGTCACCAAGGCCGGCGGCCTGATGGTCGTCCACAACGAGAACCCCGACAAGCCGGTCACGCTGCCCGCGGGCACCCGGTTCACCGGCAAGGAGAACGGCAGGACGTTCGTCTCCAAGGACCCGGTGCTCGTCCCGCGCGCGAAGAAGGTCTTCGACCGGGCGACCGGCGCGTTCCTGCGCAACGACCCCGGCCTGGGCCGGATCTACGTCGAGGCGCAGCGAAGCGGCCGGCGGTACGAGACGGGCACCCAGGACAACTACCGCGTGCGGGGCCTGACGGGCCCGGACGCGCGCAACACGTACGGCATCGCCCAGAAACTCGCCCTGGACAAGAAGGACTTCCAGGGCATCAGGGACGCGTTCGAGTTCGATCCGGTCGCCGAGCGGTACATCAAGGTCGATCCGATGAACGAGGCCCGCTGGTACCCGACCCTGACCACCATGAGCGACGGCAGGATCCTCAGCCTCTCCGGCCTGGACGAGATCGGCCAGCTGGTCCCCGGCAAGAACGAGGTCTTCGACCCGAAGACCAGGAAGTGGACGTACACCAAGGGCATCCGTCAGTTCCCGACCTATCCGGCGATCAGCCTGATGCAGAACGGCAAGATGTTCTACTCGGGCTCGAACGCCGGTTACGGACCGGACGACGTGGGCCGCGACCCCGGCGTCTGGGACGTGGCGGCGAACAGGTTCACCAGACTGCCCGGCCTGAGCGATCCCACCATGATGGAGACCTCCGGCACGGTGCTGCTGCCGCCCGCGCAGGACGAGAAGTACCTGGTGATCGGCGGTGGCGGAGTCGGCGAGTCCAGGCTCTCCAGCAGGAAGACCCGGCTCATCGACCTCAAGGACAGGAACCCGAGGTTCGTGGACGGCCCCGAGCTGGAGAAGGGGACCCGCTATCCGCAGTCCTCGATCCTGCCCGACGACACCGTCCTGGTGTCCGGCGGCTCCGAGGACTACCGCGGGCGCGGCGCCTCCGACATCCTCCAGGCACGGATCTACGACCCCCACGCCCACACCTTCGACCGGGTCGCCGACCCCCTGGTCGGCCGCAACTACCACTCGGGCTCGATCCTGCTGCCCGACGGCCGCGTGATGTTCTTCGGCTCCAACCCGCTCTACGCGGACAAGGCCGACACCAAGCCCGCCACGTTCGAGCAGCGCATCGAGATCTACACGCCGCCGTATCTCTACCGCGACTCCCGGCCCGGCCTGGCCGGCGGCCCGAAGACCGTCGCGCGCGGCGGCTCGGCGACCTTCGCCACGGCGCACGCCTCGTCCATCAGGACGGCCCGCCTGATCCGGCCGAGCGCGTCCACCCATGTCACCGACGTCGACCAGCGCTCCATCGCGCTGGACTTCAGGAAGACGGCGAAGGGGATCACGGTGACCGTGCCGAAGAACCGGAACCTGGTGGAGTCCGGCTGGTACATGCTGTTCGTGACGGACGACCAGGGAACGCCGTCCGAGGCCCGGTGGGTCAGGGTTCCCTGATCCACCGGGGCCTGCCTGTATGACCGGGGGCGCCCTCCGCGCGACGGCGGAGGGCGCCCCCGGTCACGTACCGGCCGCTGCTCGGAGGCCCTCACTCGGAGGTCTTCCCGCGGAAGCCTTCACTCGGAGGCCTTCACTCGGAGGCCTTCGCCAGCTCGAGCGCGTACTCGGGCCACCAGTCGCCCGCCTTCGGACCGCCCTTGCAGGTGCCGTCCGACTCGCCCGGCCGCTTCACCCACAGATAGGCGTCGACGAGCGGATCGGCGGTCTTCGTCGTCGGGCTCTCACCCAGCGCGCGTCCCGGCGGATTGCACCAGTTCTCGTCGGCCTCGCCGGCCGTGTACGGCCCGTTGCCGTTGCGGCTGGTGTCGATGACGAAGTGCTTGCCGCCGACCTTCGCGGACAGCCGCTTGCCGTACGCGAGCGAGTCCCGGGTCGAGTAGAAGTTGGAGACGTTCACCGCGAAGCCGTCGGCGAGATCGACGCCCGCCCGTTCGAGCGGCTGGAAGATCTGGTCGGGGTGACCCCAGCCCGCGTTGCCCGCGTCCAGGTACACCTTCGTGTTCTTCAGGGACTTGAGCTTGGTGACGGCCTCCTTCAGAAGGAAGTAGCGCTCCTCCCGCAGCGCGGCCGGAGTGCACTGGTCGACCAGGTGCAGGATCGCGTCCGGCTCCAGGACCACCGTGGCGGGCCGGTCACCGATTCCCCGGGCGACCCCGTCGATCCAGGTCCGGTAGCTGTCGCCGTCGGCGGCGCCGCCCTGCGAGAACTGGCCGCAGTCGCGGTGCGGGATGTTGTAGAGGACCAGTACGGCGGACCGGTCGGCCCGCTGGGCGGCCTGCGTGAAACCGCGCGCCTCCCGCTCCGGGTTCTCCGGCCCGATCCACTCGCCGGTCGGCCGCTCGGCGATCTTGCGGATCTGCTCGGCGTCGTCCTTCCTGCCCGCCTTGACGTACGTGGCGACCTGCTCGGCCGCGCTGCCCGCCGGGTTGACCCAGAACGGGTCGGGATTCCCGGGCCCTCGGGTGACCCCGGATCCGGCACCCTCGCTCTCGCCCCCGCCGCCCCCCGCGGACGAACACCCCGCCAACAGCAGGACCGCCCCCACCACCGCCAGGGACGCCCGTACCCCGGCCTCCTTGCCGCCGTACATGCAACTCCCCCTCGGGTGCACTGCGTTAAGGGTCAATCGTGACATAGGTGTCTCCTCGCCCACGAGAACGCCCGAGCCCTGTCGGAGAGCTGTTACAGGCCCGCACGCGCTGGGTAGGCGCCGCCGAACGGGACCCGGCACAGCGGGACGACACCGACGGAGACGACAGGGAAACGGGGGGACGACAACGGAATCGGGGTACGGGAGATGCATCTGAGCACCCGGGAGACAGGGCTCGCGGCCGCGCTGCTGGAAGCCACGGACACCCTCTCCGACAGCTTCGACACCGCGCACCATCTGCAGCGCCTGTCCGACCACTGCGTGGAGATCGTCGGCGCGCACTCCGCCGGGATCATGCTGGTCGCGGGCGGCGAGAGGGTCTCGTTCGTCGGAAGCAGCCGCCGCCAGGCCATCGCGCTGGACCTGCTGACCGTCCAGGCGGCCCCGGACCACGGCGGCCCCTGCTGGGACAGTTACGGCACGGGAAGGCCCGTACCGCACGTCCCGATCGGCGCCGCCCGGACCGCCGCCCGCTGGCCCGACTTCACCCGGCGGGCGCTGCGCCACGGCATCGCCGCGACCTTCGCGGTCCCGCTGCGCCGCCGTGAGACCCTGCTCGGCGCGCTCAACGTGTTCGTAGCCCCGCCGCCCGGCCCTCCGGAGCCGCCCGGCCGGCCGGAGTCACCCGGCGAAGAGGAGAGCGTGCGGCTGGCGCAACTGCTCGCCGAAGCGGCGGCCGCCGGACTGCACAACCAGCGGTTGCACGCGGAATACCGCGCGCTGGCGGGGCAGTTGCAGTCGGCGCTCACCCACCGCGTCCGCATGGAGCAGGCGAAGGGCATGCTCGCCGAGCGCTGGAGCACGGGGGTGGACCAGGCCTTCGCGGCACTGCGCCGGTACGCGCGCCGGCACCGGATGCCGCTCGACGAGGCCGCGGCGCGGGCGGTGGAGGGCTCGCTGGACCGGGACGGCCTGGACGCCGAACGACCCCGGCCCGTATGAGGAGTTCACCAACCAGCCCGGAAGCGGCCGTCACCTGGGCGGATCACACAGCGCCACCAGGTGTCGACTGACGTCCGACAGCCTCTAGGCCGGAACGCTCATCCGCTCTAGAGTTGGCCCGAACGGCCCAGGCCCCCGGCCAGTCGCGCCATACCGGTCATCCGGATCACCGAGCTCCTCCCCGTGGTTCGCGATGTCCGGAATGGTCTCAGAACCTCCCGCGCCGTCGCCGGGTTACTCCCGCAGCCCGTGCGTGCGCGGTCGAGGACCAGTCCGGTCGGTGGCCCCGGGGGGAGCGGGCCGCCGGCCGGGCCAGGTGTGCCGGGTCCGGGGGACCGGGCCTTACGCGGGCCGCCCCGGGTTCAGAACCCCTTGCCGGTGAGGTACGCGGACACGACCACGTTCGCGGTGTACGTACGGCGGGTCCGGTCGAAGGTGCCGCCGCAGGTGACGAGCCTCAGCTCGGCCCGCCCCGACTGCCGTGGCCCGTAGGCCTGTTGGGCGTCGAAATGATCGCGCGGGAAGACCGCGACGTCGTCCACGGTGAACTCGGCGACGGTCCCGTCGTCGCGCATGACCCGGACCGTCTGGCCCGGCCGCATCGCGCTGAGCTTGTAGAAGACCGCGGGCCGGGTCTCGGTGTCGACGTGCCCCACGAACAGCGCGGTCCCGGCCGACCCCGGCTGCACTCCGGCGGCGTACCAGCCGACGACGCCCGGCTGCTCGTAGGGCGGCGGATCGATGGCGCCCTGTGTGTCGAGGCCGCGGGCCACGACCGGCGCCCGCACCCCCATCGACGGAATGTCGACGCGCTGGGGCCGCGCCCCGCCGAGCGGCTTCAGCGGGGGAGGCATCCGCACCTCCGGCGGCCGTCCCACCGCCGCGATGTCTCCCGTGGTCGGTGCCGACATCCCCAGCCGTACGTCGGTCACCTCCCGGCCCCACAGCCACAGTCCGATCAGCAGCAGCACCCAGGCGAAGCCCGTCAGCAGCCGCCCCGCACCTGAGAAACGCTCCCTGTCCGGCATGTCACTCCGAGGTGTCCCGGCCGCGGCGGGCGCTGCGCAGCGCCACGGCCACCGCGGCGACGCCCGCGAGGACGAGACCGATCACCGCCTGGCGGGTCCCGGGTCCGGTCGCCCGCGCGTCCACGGCCACGGTGTGCGTGCCGTTTCCGTCGGCGCGCGCGGTGCCGCCACCGCCCGCGTGCACCGGGGCGATGGGCGAGGCGGGGACCGGGAGCGACGCGGGGG
It encodes:
- a CDS encoding glycosyltransferase family 2 protein, whose amino-acid sequence is MTSTPTGARQDFDASGTARLRVPPQRTGGPGRIEKTLPRYDYEHYSRLAGPLTQPDPGKRYTVQYRSLLSQEPHRVRAALMLGAAPLLSLVLLGWLLQPEHWTERDYPAHDFLPVLDTVMLVSIGLIEFFRCMNVLSNAHATLVARDPIPVVPETGTRVAFLTSFVPGKEPLAMVTKTLEAAVRLRHRGLLHIWLLDEGDDPEVKEVCERLGVHHFSRKGVAKWNRAKGPHRARTKHGNYNAWLEAHGDAYDFFASVDTDHVPLPNYLERMLGFFRDPDIGFVIGPQVYGNYDNPITKAAESQQFLFHALIQRAGNRYGAPMFVGTSNAVRIEALKQIGGLYDSITEDMATGFEMHRHRNPATGRKWRSVYTPDVLAVGEGPNAWTDFFTQQLRWSRGTYETILKQYWKGFFSLPPSKLFNYTMMIIFYPMSALNWILAALSCALFLGLGASGVNIDPTVWLMLYGNASALQIGLYVWNRRHNVSPHEPEGSGGVAGMIMSALSAPVYARSLMDAVLRRGSRFVVTPKGDSASPDTLFGTFRIHLFFILVFAGSIVAGLLLGHSHPAMITWACFALLITASPILAWQWTLRQARRKPPVPSEEPAPLPTRSSVPRQEQHAPHAPQHTPGWAAAREDTGQTVRISPGGREK
- a CDS encoding kelch motif-containing protein — its product is MKDGARIRRARRLAMGGAVVLALAGMNGPWVYRFSTERYHQYTINKPEYKAENGHWDVVRFPRRYRLNTIHAALLHTGKVLLVAGSGNNQDNFDAKKFDTRLWDPVKGTVKAVPTPADLFCTGHTQLTDGNLLIAGGTKRYETLKGDVTKAGGLMVVHNENPDKPVTLPAGTRFTGKENGRTFVSKDPVLVPRAKKVFDRATGAFLRNDPGLGRIYVEAQRSGRRYETGTQDNYRVRGLTGPDARNTYGIAQKLALDKKDFQGIRDAFEFDPVAERYIKVDPMNEARWYPTLTTMSDGRILSLSGLDEIGQLVPGKNEVFDPKTRKWTYTKGIRQFPTYPAISLMQNGKMFYSGSNAGYGPDDVGRDPGVWDVAANRFTRLPGLSDPTMMETSGTVLLPPAQDEKYLVIGGGGVGESRLSSRKTRLIDLKDRNPRFVDGPELEKGTRYPQSSILPDDTVLVSGGSEDYRGRGASDILQARIYDPHAHTFDRVADPLVGRNYHSGSILLPDGRVMFFGSNPLYADKADTKPATFEQRIEIYTPPYLYRDSRPGLAGGPKTVARGGSATFATAHASSIRTARLIRPSASTHVTDVDQRSIALDFRKTAKGITVTVPKNRNLVESGWYMLFVTDDQGTPSEARWVRVP
- a CDS encoding glycoside hydrolase family 6 protein codes for the protein MYGGKEAGVRASLAVVGAVLLLAGCSSAGGGGGESEGAGSGVTRGPGNPDPFWVNPAGSAAEQVATYVKAGRKDDAEQIRKIAERPTGEWIGPENPEREARGFTQAAQRADRSAVLVLYNIPHRDCGQFSQGGAADGDSYRTWIDGVARGIGDRPATVVLEPDAILHLVDQCTPAALREERYFLLKEAVTKLKSLKNTKVYLDAGNAGWGHPDQIFQPLERAGVDLADGFAVNVSNFYSTRDSLAYGKRLSAKVGGKHFVIDTSRNGNGPYTAGEADENWCNPPGRALGESPTTKTADPLVDAYLWVKRPGESDGTCKGGPKAGDWWPEYALELAKASE
- a CDS encoding ANTAR domain-containing protein; translation: MHLSTRETGLAAALLEATDTLSDSFDTAHHLQRLSDHCVEIVGAHSAGIMLVAGGERVSFVGSSRRQAIALDLLTVQAAPDHGGPCWDSYGTGRPVPHVPIGAARTAARWPDFTRRALRHGIAATFAVPLRRRETLLGALNVFVAPPPGPPEPPGRPESPGEEESVRLAQLLAEAAAAGLHNQRLHAEYRALAGQLQSALTHRVRMEQAKGMLAERWSTGVDQAFAALRRYARRHRMPLDEAAARAVEGSLDRDGLDAERPRPV
- a CDS encoding class F sortase, whose translation is MPDRERFSGAGRLLTGFAWVLLLIGLWLWGREVTDVRLGMSAPTTGDIAAVGRPPEVRMPPPLKPLGGARPQRVDIPSMGVRAPVVARGLDTQGAIDPPPYEQPGVVGWYAAGVQPGSAGTALFVGHVDTETRPAVFYKLSAMRPGQTVRVMRDDGTVAEFTVDDVAVFPRDHFDAQQAYGPRQSGRAELRLVTCGGTFDRTRRTYTANVVVSAYLTGKGF